A region from the Triticum aestivum cultivar Chinese Spring chromosome 3D, IWGSC CS RefSeq v2.1, whole genome shotgun sequence genome encodes:
- the LOC123077997 gene encoding uncharacterized protein has product MSGMKDTNAAGQDNVGNSEPMDQSGDNPMPSAQQQEQAIKKKFGGLIPKKPPLISKDHERAYFDSADWALGKSGQQGVAKPKGPLEALRPKLQPTRQQQQRSRSSIYSSSENEDGDGAGSEDMNIN; this is encoded by the exons ATGTCGGGGATGAAGGATACCAATGCTGCTGGGCAAGATAATGTTGGAAATTCTGAACCTATGGACCAAAGTGGAGATAATCCCATGCCCTCGGCTCAGCAACAG GAACAAGCAATCAAGAAGAAGTTTGGAGGATTAATTCCTAAAAAGCCACCGCTCATCTCAAAG GACCATGAGCGGGCCTATTTTGATTCTGCTGATTGGGCTCTCGGGAAG TCTGGACAGCAAGGTGTTGCGAAACCCAAAGGACCGCTCGAGGCACTCAGGCCAAAGTTGCAG CCCACACGACAACAGCAACAGCGTTCAAGGAGCTCTATCTACAGTTCATCCGAAAACGAGG ATGGAGATGGCGCTGGGTCGGAGGACATGAATATCAACTGA
- the LOC123077998 gene encoding serine carboxypeptidase-like 26: MAAAANQDKQRRQLILALFLLVLASQSWRCCSAGYGSGQEADRVVFLPGQPRSPQVSQFAGHVTVNKRNGRALFYWFFQAQSQPSHKPLLLWLNGGPGCSSVGYGAASELGPLTVSRFAAGLEFNKFAWNKEANLLFVESPVGVGFSYTNTSSDLTNLNDDFVAEDTYNFLINWFKRFPQYKDQEFYISGESYAGHYVPQLADLVYERNKDKKANTYINFKGFIVGNPLTDDYYDSKGLAEYAWSHAVVSDEVYDRIKKDCDFRASNWTDDCNKAMNTIYGQYQLIDIYNIYAPKCNLGQTSAASVVDKALEYSDHEPFRRRIRLFSGYDECYSSYAQEYFNKADVQRALHANVNGMLPGKWQVCSDSILKSYNFSVLSILPIYSKLIKAGLRVWLYSGDADGRVPVIGSRYCVEALGLPIKSQWQPWYLNKQVAGRFVEYHGMTMVTIRGAGHLVPLNKPTEGIALIDTFLLGKQLPTHR, encoded by the exons ATGGCGGCAGCGGCGAACCAAGACAAGCAGCGGCGGCAGCTCATCCTTGCTCTCTTTCTCCTCGTCTTGGCCTCCCAGAGTTGGCGCTGCTGCTCTGCAGGTTACGGTAGTGGGCAGGAAGCTGATAGGGTGGTCTTCCTCCCCGGTCAGCCAAGGAGCCCGCAGGTCTCTCAGTTCGCCGGGCATGTCACCGTGAACAAGCGGAATGGGAGGGCGCTCTTCTACTGGTTCTTCCAGGCTCAGTCACAGCCCTCGCACAAGCCTCTCCTGCTCTGGCTCAATGGAG GACCAGGCTGCTCATCAGTTGGATACGGAGCTGCTTCTGAGCTAGGACCTCTCACGGTGAGCAGATTTGCAGCAGGGCTCGAGTTCAACAAGTTTGCATGGAACAAAG AAGCCAACTTGCTCTTCGTGGAGTCTCCTGTTGGGGTTGGCTTCTCCTACACCAACACATCCTCTGACCTCACCAACCTCAATGATGATTTTGTAG CTGAGGATACATATAATTTCCTGATTAATTGGTTCAAGAGGTTTCCGCAGTACAAGGACCAGGAGTTCTATATCTCAGGAGAGAGCTATGCAG GTCATTATGTGCCACAACTAGCTGACCTTGTCTATGAGAGGAACAAAGATAAGAAGGCCAACACATACATCAACTTTAAAGGGTTCATT GTTGGCAATCCATTAACTGATGATTACTATGACTCGAAGGGACTGGCCGAATATGCTTGGAGCCATGCAGTTGTATCAGATGAAGTTTACGATCGCATAAAAAAGGATTGTGATTTTAGAGCCTCAAACTGGACCGATGATTGCAACAAAGCCATGAACACCATCTATGGACAGTACCAGTTGATCGACATATACAACATTTATGCGCCCAAGTGCAATCTTGGACAAACATCAGCAGCATCCGTTGTTGATAAAGCACTCGAATATAGTGACCAT GAACCTTTCAGGAGGAGAATTAGGTTGTTCTCGGGATATGATGAGTGCTACTCATCTTATGCTCAAGAGTACTTCAATAAGGCAGATGTGCAAAGGGCACTTCATGCAAATGTCAATGGGATGTTGCCTGGGAAATGGCAAGTTTGCAG TGACTCCATTCTGAAGTCGTACAACTTTTCGGTACTTTCCATTCTACCAATATACTCCAAGCTCATCAAAGCAGGACTGAGAGTCTGGCTCTACAG TGGAGATGCGGATGGCAGGGTCCCAGTGATCGGGTCACGATATTGTGTGGAAGCACTTGGCTTGCCTATCAAGTCACAGTGGCAACCATGGTACCTGAACAAACag GTTGCTGGAAGATTTGTGGAGTACCATGGTATGACCATGGTGACAATAAGAGGGGCTGGCCACTTGGTACCCCTCAACAAGCCCACAGAAGGGATAGCGCTGATCGACACATTCCTTCTTGGTAAACAGCTTCCTACACACCGATGA